The following are encoded together in the Gopherus evgoodei ecotype Sinaloan lineage chromosome 17, rGopEvg1_v1.p, whole genome shotgun sequence genome:
- the LOC115636718 gene encoding F-box only protein 39-like — translation MEDDNEQEQSCWAYLPDVCLSNMFWWLDDRDRSRAALVCKKWNQAMYSGSLWRTRTITFSGRPSRSNTSEFESALWYVKRFGKYLEHLEIKFLNPYNAVLTRKFQVTMRGLLSRLGKCNSRLVSLTIQHLELDRLVWKNGIRTQFIKNISTFLKRMSKHLDYLNLKGARVMLEEGCEILSSLSYLKNKSFASEINIEDFFSHHLSIYSSPLFHQTMSTFRNLVILTLNYNCISDELLDILCENNAHSLWTINIKCHTHDPHGQVVWGMSWANLAKRAPKLKVNFFFERVMKHNSLARILLAEIPLRSISLRSCYFSDPDWSMRPTLTTLLPAYKHSLQKLTLEFNNDHELLDEELLQLVLLCERLFFLKVWAFLSVAFVERLLQYRAEGKCVLCTMKVRIYTTRHETSEEDRLLRDIYKKFRNLIDSELNYFVIAYPMV, via the exons ATGGAGGATGACAATGAACAAGAGCAGAGTTGCTGGGCCTATTTGCCTGACGTCTGCCTGAGCAACATGTTCTGGTGGCTAGATGACAGAGACAGATCTCGGGCTGCTTTAGTCTGTAAAAAATGGAATCAAGCCATGTACTCAGGCTCTCTCTGGAGAACCAGAACAATCACCTTCAGTGGGCGGCCATCCAGGTCAAACACATCCGAGTTTGAATCTGCTCTGTGGTACGTCAAGAGATTTGGCAAGTATTTGGAACATCTAGAAATCAAGTTTCTGAATCCTTACAATGCTGTGTTGACCCGAAAATTTCAAGTGACTATGAGGGGGCTTCTCTCGCGCTTGGGCAAATGTAACAGCCGTCTGGTATCCCTGACTATTCAGCATCTGGAGTTGGACCGACTGGTCTGGAAAAATGGGATCAGGACTCAGTTTATCAAGAACATAAGTACTTTCCTGAAAAGAATGAGCAAGCACCTTGATTATCTCAACCTGAAAGGGGCAAGAGTGATGCTGGAAGAAGGCTGTGAGATTTTGAGCTCTTTGAGCTActtgaaaaacaaaagttttgcctCTGAAATCAACATAGAAGACTTCTTCAGCCACCATCTTTCCATCTACAGCAGCCCCTTGTTCCACCAGACTATGTCCACGTTCCGCAACCTGGTCATCCTGACTCTCAATTACAACTGCATCTCGGATGAATTGCTGGACATCCTGTGCGAGAACAACGCCCATTCTCTCTGGACTATAAACATCAAGTGCCACACCCATGACCCTCATGGGCAGGTGGTTTGGGGAATGTCCTGGGCCAACCTAGCCAAGAGAGCACCCAAACTGAAAGTGAACTTCTTCTTTGAAAGAGTCATGAAGCACAACAGTCTAGCCAGAATACTCTTAGCAGAGATCCCACTCAGAAGCATCAGTCTACGGAGCTGCTATTTCAGTGACCCGGATTGGTCGATGAGGCCAACCCTCACCACTCTCTTACCAGCCTACAAGCACAGTCTGCAG AAATTAACGCTAGAGTTCAACAATGACCATGAATTGCTGgatgaggagctgctgcagctcgTGTTACTGTGCGAGAGGCTGTTCTTCCTCAAAGTCTGGGCCTTCCTCAGTGTGGCATTTGTGGAGAGGCTGCTGCAATATCGGGCAGAAGGGAAATGTGTCTTGTGTACCATGAAG GTGAGGATTTACACAACCAGGCATGAGACCAGCGAAGAGGACCGACTACTGCGAGACATTTACAAGAAGTTCAGAAACCTGATCGACTCAGAGCTTAATTATTTTGTCATCGCCTACCCAATGGTGTGA